One Thalassoglobus sp. JC818 genomic region harbors:
- a CDS encoding aldolase/citrate lyase family protein has product MHPTFRARLKKGDLLHGMMITLTDPAVAEIIAETGYDWLFIDGEHGPLETAELLSILRAVDHSIPCVVRVPSGTESSIKKTLDLGAAGIIVPMVNSAEQARDIVNWARYSPQGSRGVGLARAHHYGQKFGEYVSTANEHVAVIVQAEHILAVECIEEIVQVEGVDAIQLGPYDLSASMGKMGQLDDPEVVAAIDRVLETCQRVNMPVGWFGVSAAAVQPYLERGCTLITSGVDAILLASAAKETLSTLTGRESS; this is encoded by the coding sequence TTGCATCCGACATTTCGTGCTCGATTGAAGAAGGGAGATCTTCTCCATGGAATGATGATCACACTGACCGACCCGGCTGTGGCCGAGATCATCGCTGAAACCGGTTACGACTGGCTGTTCATCGACGGGGAGCACGGGCCACTCGAGACGGCAGAGCTGCTCAGCATTCTGCGGGCTGTGGATCATTCGATTCCGTGTGTGGTTCGGGTTCCTTCCGGAACAGAATCGTCGATCAAGAAAACGCTCGACCTCGGAGCTGCGGGCATCATCGTCCCCATGGTCAACTCGGCTGAACAGGCTCGAGACATCGTCAACTGGGCGCGATACTCTCCGCAGGGATCAAGAGGAGTCGGACTCGCCCGGGCCCATCACTACGGGCAGAAGTTTGGAGAGTACGTCAGCACAGCCAACGAACACGTGGCGGTCATCGTTCAAGCGGAACACATCTTGGCAGTCGAGTGCATCGAAGAGATCGTCCAGGTCGAGGGAGTCGACGCGATCCAACTTGGGCCATACGACCTCTCGGCGAGCATGGGAAAAATGGGCCAGCTCGACGACCCGGAAGTTGTGGCAGCAATCGATCGAGTCCTGGAAACGTGCCAGCGAGTAAACATGCCGGTCGGATGGTTCGGGGTCTCAGCTGCTGCGGTCCAGCCCTATCTCGAGCGGGGATGCACTCTGATCACCTCCGGTGTCGACGCGATCCTCCTCGCCAGTGCAGCGAAGGAAACCCTGTCCACTCTGACTGGTCGTGAATCGAGTTAG
- a CDS encoding sigma-70 family RNA polymerase sigma factor has protein sequence MTPPSPDEFVSRFDAQPTRWSMVQRAHGESIAGGAEARQYLVMRYSAAIRGYVRAMTRSEDEADDLTQDVMVRLLQGDFAGADPSKGRFRDLLKVAVRNMTRNMWAKKKVRKTVDSDVSEVAPPSDDESEATWEDSWQRQVLDLTWNRLEDYQKSHPGSIAYTVLKLRTDYPDETSDELAARLSEKIGKTARADQTRQQLRRARVRFAEFLVTEVMDGMEVASQERVEDELIQLGLYDQVKEFLPSVWENLNQE, from the coding sequence ATGACACCTCCGAGTCCGGATGAATTTGTTTCAAGATTCGATGCCCAACCGACCCGGTGGAGTATGGTGCAGCGGGCTCATGGAGAGTCGATCGCTGGCGGAGCGGAAGCGCGACAATACCTCGTGATGCGGTACTCCGCTGCGATTCGAGGTTACGTTCGGGCGATGACACGCAGCGAAGACGAAGCAGACGATCTGACGCAAGATGTCATGGTGCGGCTCCTGCAGGGAGATTTTGCTGGCGCAGATCCGAGCAAGGGCCGGTTTCGCGATCTTCTGAAAGTCGCTGTTCGAAACATGACACGTAATATGTGGGCGAAGAAGAAGGTTCGCAAAACCGTCGATTCGGACGTCTCCGAAGTTGCTCCCCCATCTGACGACGAATCGGAAGCCACTTGGGAAGACAGCTGGCAGCGGCAGGTTCTGGACCTTACCTGGAATCGACTCGAAGACTACCAGAAGAGCCATCCGGGAAGTATCGCCTATACGGTGCTCAAACTGCGGACCGACTATCCGGACGAAACTTCGGACGAGTTGGCAGCACGTCTCAGCGAGAAAATTGGGAAGACCGCCCGGGCCGATCAAACACGGCAGCAGCTGCGGCGTGCCCGGGTGCGGTTTGCGGAGTTCCTCGTCACAGAAGTTATGGATGGGATGGAGGTTGCGTCGCAGGAGCGAGTCGAGGACGAACTGATTCAACTGGGGCTCTACGATCAGGTCAAAGAGTTTCTGCCGAGCGTCTGGGAGAACCTCAACCAGGAGTGA
- a CDS encoding protein kinase — MTERLHNFETDLLGTFAGGDESTTSADESQTPVTPEIPGYRIISILGKGGMGQVYLAEDLKLKRQVALKVVAGGAASTPEMLERFQAEARAVAAVKHPGVCHIFEAGETGSIPYLAMEVIQGQTVSQLIRDQLPTPKQSAKLADDVAKAVHACHESGILHRDLKPSNVMLTKDGIVKVMDFGLAKQLGTTGDRTRTGEIIGTPSYMAPEQASGVVKQLGPECDVYAIGALLYEMLTGRPPFQTSELMQTIMLVITTDPVPPRKLQPRVPTDLETICLKCLQKQPRKRYSSALELSEDLERYLNSEPILARKTPLWEQGYKWSRRHPVLTVFLATIGLAVTGGLAGVSFHVERLQSELDRNERLFDESQELGRWLVNEHIPALARLSGGGTQRSDLVARTLNHLRQLQLDVAADEKLAEYIAQAYLQIARVQSDPAFATPESLRQALQSLEDALKLSPQGDSKEVSLQSQLDRANLHLERARLFQQLAETNPANEEVASTLELLNQLPEPLTSAGEVTRLAAREVELSLNPQQMTSTEKLEAYLSLLDKGQSLLASQSDSNKGAEIVSNLAWEIGRLLEESEQADHRNEHGEAIDYLTMGVDLLSQAEGDNTRKTFKLTDRLSFVSSILQSDNELKEALQSIQTAIDLQLRLASEIPDSSILQTRMAELLEQRFEFEQQLQLVDDMLETATQHLHVSRKVELIDAANSPKLLQRSHTLIALAQQARLRFADAVDHIRQALQIARLRKTENWPREQALEFADLLDVTATMIVAQADDRSAISSRLTSLEEAIALLKESEQIYRSIGEDQSSPEDSAFWKNVRQQHRFEEELDQLLLQSRETKQIR; from the coding sequence ATGACGGAACGACTCCACAATTTCGAAACCGATCTGCTCGGCACCTTCGCCGGGGGCGATGAAAGCACGACGTCCGCCGACGAATCTCAAACTCCGGTCACTCCGGAAATCCCCGGCTACCGCATCATTTCCATCCTCGGAAAAGGAGGCATGGGACAGGTCTATCTGGCTGAAGACCTGAAGCTCAAACGACAGGTCGCTCTCAAAGTCGTCGCTGGCGGAGCCGCTTCCACTCCGGAAATGCTCGAACGTTTTCAGGCTGAAGCTCGTGCTGTCGCTGCAGTCAAACATCCCGGTGTGTGCCACATCTTCGAAGCTGGCGAGACCGGTTCGATACCTTATCTCGCGATGGAAGTGATTCAGGGACAGACCGTCTCCCAACTGATTCGCGATCAACTTCCGACTCCCAAACAGTCCGCCAAGCTTGCAGATGATGTCGCCAAAGCTGTCCATGCCTGTCACGAGTCGGGAATTCTCCACCGTGATCTGAAACCTTCGAACGTCATGTTGACGAAAGACGGAATCGTCAAAGTGATGGACTTCGGCCTGGCCAAACAACTCGGCACGACTGGCGACCGGACCCGTACCGGCGAGATCATCGGGACTCCCAGTTACATGGCTCCCGAGCAAGCCAGTGGAGTGGTCAAGCAACTCGGTCCGGAGTGTGATGTCTACGCGATCGGGGCGTTGCTTTATGAAATGCTGACCGGTCGTCCGCCGTTTCAGACATCCGAGCTGATGCAAACCATTATGCTCGTCATCACCACAGATCCCGTTCCCCCGCGGAAACTTCAGCCGCGCGTTCCGACTGACCTCGAAACCATCTGTCTGAAGTGTCTGCAAAAACAACCTCGCAAACGATATTCGTCTGCACTCGAGTTGTCTGAAGATCTCGAGCGGTATCTGAACAGCGAACCGATTCTGGCACGAAAGACTCCGCTTTGGGAACAAGGCTACAAGTGGTCGCGGCGCCATCCTGTTCTTACAGTTTTCTTAGCCACGATTGGTCTGGCAGTAACGGGAGGTCTCGCTGGAGTTTCTTTCCATGTCGAGCGATTGCAGTCCGAACTCGATCGCAACGAACGTCTCTTCGACGAAAGTCAGGAACTCGGCCGGTGGCTGGTCAACGAGCACATTCCAGCTCTCGCCCGACTTTCTGGCGGGGGAACTCAACGCAGCGACTTGGTCGCGCGAACTCTCAACCACCTGCGCCAGTTACAACTTGATGTGGCAGCTGATGAAAAACTGGCTGAGTACATCGCTCAAGCGTATCTGCAAATCGCCCGTGTTCAGTCCGACCCCGCCTTTGCAACTCCAGAGAGCCTTCGCCAGGCGCTCCAAAGTTTAGAGGATGCACTGAAGTTGTCTCCACAAGGGGACTCCAAGGAAGTGTCGCTGCAATCACAGCTAGATCGGGCCAACCTGCATCTCGAACGTGCTCGCCTGTTTCAACAACTCGCCGAAACGAACCCTGCCAATGAAGAAGTCGCCAGCACACTGGAGCTTCTCAATCAACTTCCAGAACCTCTCACATCAGCAGGTGAAGTGACCCGACTCGCTGCTCGCGAAGTGGAGCTGAGTCTCAATCCTCAGCAGATGACTTCCACTGAGAAACTCGAAGCTTATCTCAGCTTGCTCGACAAGGGACAATCGCTTCTTGCTTCTCAATCAGATTCGAACAAAGGAGCCGAGATTGTCTCGAATCTCGCTTGGGAGATCGGTCGACTGCTTGAAGAATCCGAGCAGGCAGATCATCGAAATGAACACGGAGAAGCCATCGACTACCTCACAATGGGAGTCGACTTGCTCAGTCAGGCCGAAGGCGACAACACTCGAAAGACGTTCAAATTGACGGATCGGCTCAGCTTCGTTTCATCGATCCTGCAGTCCGACAACGAGCTGAAAGAGGCACTTCAATCAATTCAAACAGCGATCGATTTGCAGCTGCGACTGGCCAGCGAGATTCCTGACAGCTCGATTCTTCAAACTCGAATGGCAGAACTTCTCGAACAACGATTTGAGTTTGAACAGCAGTTGCAACTGGTCGATGACATGCTCGAGACAGCGACTCAGCATCTTCACGTCTCACGAAAAGTTGAACTGATCGACGCAGCCAATTCTCCGAAATTGTTGCAACGATCGCACACTCTCATCGCACTGGCTCAGCAGGCTCGGCTGCGATTCGCAGATGCTGTCGACCACATCCGGCAAGCCCTTCAGATTGCTAGGCTGCGGAAGACAGAAAACTGGCCTCGCGAACAGGCTCTCGAATTTGCGGATCTTCTCGACGTGACAGCGACCATGATCGTCGCCCAGGCAGACGATCGGTCGGCGATCAGTTCTCGGTTGACGTCGCTCGAGGAAGCCATCGCACTGCTCAAAGAGTCTGAGCAGATCTACCGGTCCATCGGCGAAGATCAAAGCAGCCCGGAGGATTCCGCGTTCTGGAAGAACGTCAGGCAACAACATCGGTTCGAAGAGGAACTCGATCAGCTGCTCCTTCAGTCGCGAGAGACGAAACAAATCCGTTGA
- a CDS encoding M48 family metalloprotease produces MFRIRSMKLIACCAALMFSLGARAADAEVTERHKKVVEEVFQRLLAVMETPDGWEVWPPEVTVVDKGFANAFAGFRTEDGVDVPYVEITVTTVEEIADYDPDTLAFTLGHELGHLFFDHNHQSIEFREQFGDKLQTIRLACNREQELEADLFGMQLAFKAGYSRQGLIKDLDGWRENTTPYCRFEGLSVSHPTWEDRATYLFDDERQQSLWRSLSSFQTGVMFLENQHYLHAQLCFENVTVEFPECYEAWANLGYALLMRYCDGLDAEDLKNFDIGHLVVGGFYRRPGSLEPTVRGVDPDLWFEAVGAFREALRLKERLGLKDDLLMVKANLAVAYLIHPAGKDVGQAERWFDEVFTALRNNPEDSQLDPLVHASILINSGSARGFDSDLVVQTLGLLAEAKTKRGNDLVATALETALQFNQARTLVTSGDPAKQMTALALFEKYLDGMTSASSWWPIAYEQYVQLSKAVGKAPKAESEFKQLGIKDWRPVTAVELTDGKTIGLSQPLKEVLKTLGPADVEIPVIEGKNLKYYKYEELGITILATREVLAVILDSEKAPAVKIQRPGLGGDDATLELGMNRGVLEGLLGSDWDVEITNLFQLDELHQLYRDLGLAVQFEDGVVSELVISVVPLK; encoded by the coding sequence ATGTTTCGCATACGATCGATGAAATTGATCGCGTGTTGCGCTGCACTTATGTTCTCACTTGGGGCACGTGCCGCAGACGCCGAAGTCACAGAACGACACAAAAAAGTCGTCGAAGAAGTTTTTCAACGCCTCCTCGCTGTCATGGAAACTCCGGACGGCTGGGAAGTCTGGCCTCCCGAAGTCACAGTGGTTGACAAGGGATTCGCAAACGCATTCGCTGGATTTCGAACTGAAGATGGTGTCGACGTTCCGTATGTCGAAATCACCGTCACCACCGTCGAAGAGATCGCGGACTACGATCCCGACACTCTCGCTTTCACGCTGGGGCATGAACTCGGCCATTTGTTTTTCGATCACAACCATCAGTCGATCGAGTTTCGAGAACAGTTCGGAGACAAACTCCAAACCATTCGCCTGGCGTGCAACCGCGAACAGGAACTCGAAGCGGACTTGTTCGGTATGCAGCTCGCATTCAAAGCGGGGTACTCACGTCAGGGGTTGATCAAAGACCTCGACGGATGGCGTGAAAACACGACTCCTTATTGCCGGTTCGAAGGACTGTCAGTCAGTCATCCGACCTGGGAAGACCGAGCGACGTACCTCTTCGACGATGAACGACAGCAGTCGCTTTGGCGTTCGCTGAGTTCATTTCAAACTGGGGTCATGTTCCTCGAGAATCAGCATTACCTTCATGCACAACTCTGTTTCGAAAATGTCACCGTCGAGTTTCCTGAATGCTACGAAGCCTGGGCAAATCTCGGCTATGCATTGCTCATGCGATATTGTGATGGACTCGATGCCGAAGACCTCAAGAACTTCGATATTGGCCACCTCGTTGTAGGCGGATTCTATCGACGGCCCGGATCTCTCGAACCAACAGTTCGAGGTGTCGACCCAGACCTGTGGTTCGAAGCAGTCGGTGCCTTCCGAGAAGCTTTGCGATTGAAAGAACGTCTCGGCCTCAAGGATGACCTCCTGATGGTCAAAGCGAATCTCGCAGTCGCTTACTTGATTCACCCTGCCGGAAAAGATGTGGGACAGGCGGAACGCTGGTTCGACGAAGTCTTCACAGCACTCCGGAACAATCCCGAAGATTCACAACTCGACCCTTTGGTTCATGCGTCCATCCTCATCAACTCCGGTTCTGCTCGCGGTTTCGACTCGGACCTTGTTGTCCAAACTCTCGGACTGTTGGCGGAAGCGAAGACGAAGCGAGGAAACGACCTCGTCGCGACCGCACTCGAAACGGCCCTTCAATTCAACCAGGCCCGGACTCTTGTCACTTCGGGAGATCCAGCCAAACAGATGACAGCTCTGGCATTGTTCGAGAAGTATCTCGACGGCATGACGTCCGCCAGTTCATGGTGGCCGATTGCATACGAACAGTATGTGCAGCTGTCGAAGGCTGTGGGAAAAGCTCCCAAGGCAGAGTCCGAGTTCAAGCAACTTGGAATCAAAGATTGGCGTCCCGTCACGGCGGTGGAACTCACCGATGGAAAAACGATCGGCCTGAGCCAACCTCTCAAAGAAGTTTTGAAAACGTTGGGACCTGCTGATGTTGAGATTCCCGTCATCGAAGGCAAGAACCTCAAATACTACAAGTACGAAGAGCTGGGAATCACCATTCTCGCCACTCGAGAAGTTCTCGCTGTCATCCTCGATTCTGAAAAGGCTCCCGCAGTCAAGATTCAGCGTCCGGGACTCGGCGGAGACGATGCGACTCTCGAACTCGGAATGAATCGCGGAGTTCTGGAAGGACTTCTGGGCAGCGACTGGGATGTCGAAATTACGAACCTGTTCCAACTCGACGAGCTTCATCAGCTCTATCGTGATCTGGGATTGGCAGTTCAATTTGAAGATGGCGTGGTCAGCGAATTAGTGATCTCCGTCGTCCCGTTGAAGTAA
- a CDS encoding TIGR03032 family protein — protein sequence MSLAENNPNPAPQSPDGAAEGSESGHQLRSVHTSSVPEILHRLKSSLLVTTYQAGKVILLRNQNGVLNTHFRSFSQPMGLAVDGGRLAIGCSYDIWEFQNIPAVAQKIEPAGSHDSAFLPRNCHVTGDVRIHEMAWVSQNPNERPELWFVNTAFSCLSVRSSENSFEPVWKPKFISQLQPGDQCHLNGLAVRDGRVRYVTALGTTDTEGGWRENKRDGGVLIDVESNEVISRKLSMPHSPRWYRDQLWILHSGTGGFGRIDLQTGKYEEITRLPGFTRGLTFAGNLALIGLSQVRESATFSGIPICDELTERTCGVWVVDIETGATVGFVRFEDAVQEIFAVELLSGMIRPDLVTDDKELISRSYVLSDGALEQVSPEFRQVEAPG from the coding sequence ATGTCGCTCGCCGAAAACAATCCGAATCCTGCCCCACAGTCGCCAGACGGAGCCGCAGAGGGTTCGGAGTCAGGTCACCAACTGCGAAGTGTGCATACCTCTTCCGTTCCGGAAATTCTTCACCGTCTGAAGAGTTCGTTGCTGGTGACCACTTACCAGGCGGGAAAAGTCATCCTGCTTCGCAATCAGAACGGCGTGCTCAACACACACTTTCGAAGCTTCTCGCAACCGATGGGGCTCGCGGTTGACGGAGGCCGTCTGGCGATTGGCTGCTCTTACGATATCTGGGAGTTTCAGAACATCCCGGCAGTCGCTCAAAAAATTGAGCCAGCGGGATCGCACGACTCAGCCTTCTTGCCACGAAATTGTCATGTCACTGGCGATGTGCGGATCCATGAGATGGCGTGGGTTTCTCAGAATCCCAACGAACGTCCCGAACTCTGGTTCGTGAACACGGCCTTTTCCTGCCTGTCGGTTCGGAGTTCGGAGAACAGCTTCGAACCCGTCTGGAAGCCGAAATTCATCTCTCAACTTCAGCCCGGCGATCAATGTCATCTCAACGGATTGGCGGTCCGGGACGGTCGCGTGCGATATGTGACGGCTCTGGGAACAACTGACACAGAAGGCGGTTGGCGAGAGAACAAGCGGGATGGCGGAGTGTTGATTGATGTGGAGAGCAACGAAGTCATCTCGCGAAAGCTCTCCATGCCGCACTCGCCTCGCTGGTATCGAGATCAACTTTGGATTCTGCATTCCGGAACGGGCGGGTTCGGCAGAATCGATCTTCAAACCGGCAAGTACGAAGAAATCACACGGCTGCCGGGCTTCACGCGAGGACTGACCTTTGCGGGCAACCTCGCGTTGATTGGTCTGTCACAGGTTCGCGAGTCCGCAACGTTCAGCGGGATTCCGATCTGTGATGAGCTCACCGAGCGAACGTGTGGTGTGTGGGTGGTTGATATTGAAACGGGTGCGACAGTCGGGTTTGTCCGATTCGAAGATGCTGTGCAGGAGATTTTTGCGGTGGAACTGCTCAGCGGAATGATTCGACCGGACTTGGTTACGGATGACAAGGAGTTGATTTCTCGTTCCTACGTTCTCTCGGATGGTGCGTTGGAACAGGTTTCCCCGGAGTTTCGGCAAGTCGAAGCCCCGGGCTAG
- a CDS encoding right-handed parallel beta-helix repeat-containing protein, whose translation MTSKFLNRIVRPFVPTQGPLMRGAQRRRQRVIGSTQASEGLESRVLLAGVVVSNAIDVTNGDTSSIANLIASDGGDGISLREAIDAANNTAGADSITFDASLSGMTIGLGPSGQGTTLLISDSLDIDASGLASPVTIDGEGDITPFTINSSGNGAIVVLESLTITDGYASVGSNGGNIHVADSTDTLYLRNSNVNEGLATYGGGLNNVGGTVYITDSVISNNDGGYHGAGIYNSGTLTVQNSTFSGNVSVSSGGAIFNTGNLTVTDSVLDSNTVTGDEYGGGIYNGSGGTVVITNSTVSNNVVGDEGGGIYNVGSMQILNSTISGNVGELVDGDAGGGGIYNRGTLDITNTTISGNQAGGGGGGIYNSTGNLTITNSTIFGNSASHSGNFEGGGGGIRNSFGQVSIYNSIVIGNDEMAADNREDISGSVDSSGFNIFGDLTGSTINVVGAGTDITGVNAIDVIEQTLADNGGPTLTHALVEGSLAINAGNNGDATDAGNNPLTTDQRGMGFDRILGSAVDIGAVESGVIPMSFVDANNDGVFNEGDVLLGEELADGIFDTRRTEGNYTEVIHGAGVVIQSTIDASFIQIKADGDIIVESNLIADNDITLKSKHGSIIVDDSAVDSIDGSVNLRAKEDIAVFDGIIFAGESVKLKAKRDVYLLADVIGQDIKVDAKGWVVGFDSVFDAYNGDLKISGTEGVELSGAELFAFDNIKVKSKGPVIAEDSFWSAIETPESSVKVAAKSDVVLDGSWVEASEKVSIAADGDLFTEEAVLQAEGFSSTVKVASRNGNASVYNSAIRASEKISLKAFFNLDLTDASIGITDGSINGRISVKAGNIDLDNVELVAPNGISVRGSIFGIPGFVDDDGTLPLV comes from the coding sequence ATGACCAGTAAATTTCTGAATCGAATTGTTCGTCCATTTGTCCCGACTCAAGGGCCATTGATGCGCGGGGCGCAACGTCGCCGGCAACGTGTCATCGGAAGCACACAGGCTTCCGAAGGACTGGAATCTCGCGTCCTGCTGGCTGGCGTTGTCGTGAGCAACGCGATCGACGTGACGAATGGAGATACGTCATCGATCGCCAATCTGATTGCATCGGACGGAGGAGACGGAATTTCTCTTCGTGAGGCAATCGATGCGGCCAACAACACAGCAGGGGCTGACTCGATTACGTTTGACGCGTCTCTGTCAGGCATGACGATTGGACTTGGTCCATCAGGACAGGGAACGACGCTTCTCATTTCTGACTCTCTCGATATTGATGCATCCGGCCTGGCCAGCCCAGTGACGATCGATGGCGAAGGAGATATCACACCATTCACTATCAATAGTTCAGGGAATGGTGCCATTGTCGTTCTCGAAAGCCTGACAATTACCGATGGCTATGCATCGGTTGGTTCAAATGGCGGAAATATCCATGTCGCAGATTCAACGGATACGCTCTACCTGCGAAACAGCAATGTTAACGAAGGGCTCGCGACTTATGGTGGTGGGTTGAACAACGTGGGAGGAACGGTTTACATCACGGATTCGGTGATTTCCAACAATGATGGAGGTTACCATGGTGCGGGGATTTATAACTCAGGAACTCTCACCGTTCAGAATTCGACTTTCTCCGGAAACGTCTCCGTGAGTTCCGGGGGAGCGATCTTCAACACAGGGAATCTGACCGTTACAGACTCTGTGCTCGACAGTAACACTGTCACGGGCGATGAATACGGCGGCGGTATCTACAATGGAAGTGGAGGCACAGTAGTCATCACGAACTCCACGGTCAGTAACAATGTGGTCGGTGATGAAGGCGGAGGAATCTACAACGTTGGAAGCATGCAGATCCTCAACAGCACAATCAGCGGAAACGTCGGTGAACTAGTCGATGGAGATGCTGGCGGCGGTGGGATCTATAACCGCGGAACCCTCGATATTACCAATACGACAATTAGCGGAAACCAAGCCGGCGGTGGCGGTGGAGGGATCTACAATTCAACTGGGAATCTGACGATCACCAACTCGACGATCTTTGGAAACTCTGCATCACATTCAGGGAATTTCGAAGGTGGCGGTGGCGGAATTCGAAATTCCTTCGGACAGGTCTCAATCTACAATTCCATTGTCATTGGCAACGATGAAATGGCTGCAGACAACCGGGAAGATATTTCAGGATCAGTTGACAGCAGCGGTTTCAATATTTTCGGTGATTTGACGGGATCGACGATCAATGTTGTCGGCGCCGGCACAGACATTACAGGTGTCAACGCGATTGATGTGATTGAGCAGACGCTCGCTGACAATGGCGGTCCAACCCTGACGCACGCACTGGTCGAAGGCAGCCTCGCAATTAACGCCGGAAACAACGGCGATGCAACCGACGCTGGCAACAACCCGCTGACCACCGACCAGCGAGGAATGGGTTTCGATCGTATTCTTGGTAGCGCCGTCGATATCGGGGCTGTTGAATCCGGCGTGATCCCGATGTCATTCGTCGATGCCAACAACGATGGCGTCTTCAATGAGGGGGATGTCCTTCTCGGAGAGGAACTCGCCGACGGCATCTTTGACACTCGACGCACCGAAGGCAACTACACCGAAGTCATCCATGGTGCGGGAGTCGTGATCCAGTCAACGATCGATGCGAGCTTCATTCAGATCAAAGCAGATGGCGACATTATCGTCGAATCCAATTTGATTGCCGACAACGACATCACTCTGAAGTCGAAGCACGGCAGCATCATTGTCGACGATTCAGCTGTCGATTCGATTGACGGAAGCGTCAATTTGCGTGCGAAGGAAGACATCGCAGTGTTCGACGGGATCATCTTCGCAGGTGAAAGCGTCAAGCTGAAAGCGAAACGGGACGTCTATCTCCTGGCTGACGTCATCGGACAGGACATCAAAGTCGACGCGAAGGGTTGGGTTGTCGGATTCGATTCAGTCTTTGATGCCTACAACGGAGACCTCAAAATCTCCGGAACGGAAGGTGTCGAACTCAGTGGAGCTGAGCTGTTTGCCTTCGACAACATCAAAGTGAAATCGAAAGGTCCCGTGATCGCGGAAGATTCATTCTGGAGTGCGATTGAAACGCCAGAGTCCAGTGTCAAAGTCGCTGCGAAAAGCGATGTCGTGCTGGACGGTAGCTGGGTCGAAGCGAGCGAGAAAGTTAGCATCGCTGCGGACGGAGACTTGTTTACTGAAGAGGCCGTTCTGCAAGCTGAAGGTTTCTCATCGACAGTTAAAGTCGCCAGCCGTAACGGAAACGCTTCCGTCTACAACTCAGCAATTCGAGCATCAGAGAAGATCTCGCTGAAAGCCTTCTTCAACTTGGATCTGACTGATGCCAGCATCGGAATCACTGATGGAAGCATCAACGGCCGAATTAGCGTGAAAGCGGGCAACATCGACCTGGACAACGTCGAACTGGTTGCTCCGAACGGAATCTCCGTTCGCGGAAGTATCTTCGGAATTCCCGGTTTCGTCGATGACGACGGAACACTTCCGCTGGTCTAG